GCACTGCATAGTGTTTGACCAACAGGGTCTCTAGGACTCCATGCATCCTTGGGACTTGTGTCCAAAAGAGTTACAGATCACGTATGTTTAGCTCACATGGCATGCATCCATCATCTTGCATTTGGTTCTAACATTAATAACCAAGAAGtctgggccaggtgtggtggtgcacacttgtaatcccagcacttcagaggtggaggcaggaggatcaggagttcagctTCAGCAACAGAGAAAGCTTGAGGCCTGCCTAAGCTACATGAAGCCCAAAttaaaaccacattttaaaaaattaaaaaaaagaaaagcggGACAGTAGTGtcctacgcctttaatcccagcactcgggaggcagaggcaggcagatctctgagttcaaagccagcctggtctacagagagttccagggcagccagagcatTACAGAGACagtgtgtctcaaaaaacaaaacaaaacaaaaatctgattTCTCTTGAAATGTGGGAAAGATGTGGAGACTCTAGGTCCATTGTATCTCAGCAGCAACCACCTGGAGACAAGGGGTCATGCATGTGACCCCAGCTCCTGTTCCTATCACCTTGATTACCTGCCTGGCCTTCGGGGCATTAACATGAAGGAATGGACACAGACTTACACAGATGCCTGTCTCAGAGCCCTAGtgcttccattttgaagtcaCTTTTGTTGGGGCAACTGAGTCACTAGCAAAGCATAGGCCCTAAGCCACACAGCAGGCTCCAGGCTGAGGAAGGGGACAGAACCTCCTGTCCTCTGGCTGGAATCTGCAAGCTCTGGAAGCGAAGTCTGAAGCCCAGGAACCTGAGAGAACTGAGGAAAGGAGAGAGTCCCAAGATCACAACCCATCACAGCCCACAGCCCTGACCACCACACGGCCCCACTGTGGCTCACCTCAACTCATACCACCACACAGAAGGTGTTCACTAAGTGCTGTGAgtggaaatgaatgaatgaatgaatgagtagtTAATACTCTGTCCAGTAGAGGTGGCAGGGGTGTGTGTCGGGGAAGGCTTTCCACATTGCTAATTTCCTCTTTGCTCACAAAGCCCAGGCTTCAGGAAGCATGAAGAAATCAGCCCGAAAGAGGAAGAGTGAAGTTGTCAGTGCCCCTGTTAGCAATGGGAGacctctgtcccctccccacttcacAGGAGGGAAGACCAGCCACCAAGTAGATCGAGGCACATAGATGGGACAGAACCAGGAAGCAGTGTGGACAAGGGTGGGAATGGGGAGCCCAGGGATGCTTGTTGTGGAACATtgttttaactaggcaaagatgtgttacatttgtctatgcTGCAGACTACTATGCTACAGAATATATAAAGGTGagctacttttgtttatgctgaatgTGtctaatgatgtaaagatgtgctactttttttttttaccttgactGCCTAAGgcgcctgattggtctaataaagagctgaacagacaatggctaggcagaggagggataggtgaggctggcaggcagagagaataaataggagaagaaatccaggctctagagagggaagaacaagagaagaaggaggagagaacgaGGCACACACCTGGGGCAAGAAGTCAGGCAGCCACCGTCCAGTCAGACATAGAGAAGCAGGGGAAGTAAGATCTACAGAAGTAAGAAGGGTAATAAGCCCAGAGGCAAGcagtagataaagagaaacaggttaatttaagctaaaagagctagccagaaatatcCCTAAACTAGGTGAAGCATTTAaagctaataataagtctctgtgtcatgatttgggagctggttggtggcccaaaagaaaaatccTGGTACAGAGCCAGGTAGGGGGACCAGAGTCTTGGGTTCTATTTGGGTCCAGCCACACACTGGCTGTTTCCTTGTCTGTACAAATGGGTTGGACAGCATAAGGCTGTGTATGACTCTGATCAGTGGCAGGGccagactcaggaggcagcaCAGGGGAAGAGAAAAACATAGCCAGAGTCTCCGGCTCATGCTGTCTGCCGCTTGCCAcctgctgtctgcctctgccttcaccccTCCAGAGGCTTCTGGTGAGAAAGCTCTGTTTGCAAGTTGCAGAGAGGATCAGGGCACAGCCATGCTGTTACAGCCGGGCCCCAGGCAGCCTCCCTGGTCCACCCCCTGCATAaagctccagcctccagggccCTCCAGGTTGCTGCAGCACCTCCTTTAGCCCACTTTACCACTCCTgaccccagctccaggaagcATGGCCCAGCCCCACCCAGGAAGCCTGGCCCAGCCCTCTAGACCCAAAAGAACATTGCCCTCAGGAACTATTGGGGCCAAGCTGCCACTTGCTCAGGGAAAGACAGTGTGCCAGTAAGTGGGAAGCTGTGCCCTGGGCTTCCGACTCCAGGACCATCCCCCACCAAGTCCCCACGCGATGAGTAACACTACTGACCACCTCCCCCAAAGTTTCTCTCCTTAAGGCCTCAGCAGAGCCAGCCTGGGTCTGGATGGCTTCAGGACTCTTTGGAGGAGCTCATCCCACCTCCAGCCTGATTTCCCGTCCTTTTCCCTCCCCATGTGTCCAAGCCTAGGGCCCAACTACCGAGTCAGCCTGCTTCTGGTCAGCCAGTGAGTCTTCACCTCTGCTTGGTTCTGATGACTCAGGCTCTTCTGCCTGGAAccgaagaaaagaaagaacacagtTTAGCCTGTATCCCTCACgattcacccatccatctaccttctaaattgtctgtttattttctgtacaTCCAATGTCACTAAATCCATGTTGCCAACCCAGCCgtccctcctctgtcctccataccCTCCTGGCACCCTGCACCTCCATCACCCAGTCTGCACCCTGCCTTTGTTTAGGCACCATCTAGCCATCCATTGACCGTCCATCATATTCCACCTAATAACCATATACTCAGCCATCACGGAACAACCACCGCTATCCATCACCCCACCATCTACCTAACACCACCATCTGACCATCCTCCACTCACTGCCCACCTGCCACCTAACTACTGTCCCACCCAATCTCCCTCTTGTGTGCAATGGAGCAGCTGTAGATTCCACTGGTCTGCCATCCACTAAGATGAATTACTCTTGTCTATCAGACCTTGGGCTGAGAGGCAGAGGTCCTTGCCCCCATGGAACTCATCTTTGCTTGTTTGATGATGCtggaggttgaacccagggctttgggcaATGCtgtgcaagtgctctaccactgagctgtatgccTAGCCTGTGCCCATGGTTCTAAGGGGAAGTGGATATCCAATGTGACGGATGGAAGCAAAACCGTGAGGCCCACGAGGGGACCGTCACCAGCCCCAGGATGGGGTTAGTATTGGAGGACAGGACATTAGACAATGAGCAGACATTTGGCAGGTGACAAGGGAAGGTAGCGTGTACAAAACCCCATGCAGAGTCCTCCAGCCAGCACAGTGAGAGGAAGAtatggagaggagggaagaggaaggggcttTGAATGACACACAAGGATCACTAGAGAAGTACCCGGGACCCCAGCAGGACCTGGAGAACTCTCTGCTTTGCCATCCAGGAGATGTCCCTCATGCCGGATTGACACACGTACGACGCCTGTGGTGTTTCTGTAAAGCTAGAGCCTGAGGGCAGCCCCGCCCTGCCCCCACCTATGCTCTGGGATTGGAGGCATCACCAGGTACAGCACCGGACCCATCCTGGCTACTAGGCTTACTTACCCAGTGAGCACTCTGTAGCCTCTCCTCCCTGCCCGAGCTACTGAAGTGGCCAGAGGTTCTCCATCCTTCATGTCACCATCCCCTAGTCTCCAAGCGATGCTGAGCCTCAAGTAGAGGAGCCCCAATCTTTGTgacctcccacctcccctttgACAGCGGCCACTGGGccacagcactgcacacacataccctccTCTGAGCATCAGGCGATGGCCCTGCCTCCACATTGCCCGATGGCAACTTGAGGGTAGGGCTGTGTCATTTGACCCTGCACCCCTGGTGTCTTAGTGCTAAATTAGATCGTTAACTGAGAACAGCCACAAGGTGGTGTGAGAGAGAGTGTCTCATAGTGCGGTAAGCACAGGCTTCGGAGTGGGTACTttaatatcatttaccaaaactCTGGCAGGTATGGCCCCTAAGAAATTCTATTGAGTACGGGTCTTAGTTTTATCATCTATAGGCTGGGAACAGTGGCAGCTGCCTCTTCACTGTGCATGGCACCTATGACCTAACACACTGCCTGTGAGCTGGTGACACCACTGCCGATACTGTCGGGGAACAGGGTGCACACAGTTTGGAACAGCACCTTTGCTGGACCCCCTCCCGATATGGGACAGACTTACCGCCAGGTCAGGTGGGCTGTGGCTCTCTAGGTGATCTGTTTGCTCCAGAGCAGCCAGAGTTGAAGTTTCTGGTCCACTTGTCACTTTGGTTGTTGGCCACTGGGTGGAGGTACAGGCAGGGCTGGGTAGCTGTGCTGGGCTCTCCAACTGCTGCCCAGGGCTATGTCCATTGGCTTGGGCGACCTTGGCCCATCCTTCAGGCTGGGTCTGTGGCTCTGTCTTCAGGGTGTCCTCTGTTCCCGGGGAACCCAACTCTGGTCCTGAAGCCCTGGCTGAGTCCTTTTGGGGCAGCCGAGCCTGCAAGAGCTCCAACAGGCCTTCCCAGTCCAGACTTGGGAGCCGGGTCCAGGCTCCATCCTCAGGTGCCCGGAGAAGGCCCAGCAGGTCCCTCCAGTCTAGGTCGGGTGGCTTCTCAGGGCTATACTGATGTGGGGATGCTCCCTCAGCCCTCCAGCCTGTGGCAGTGGTGGCCTCAGGCTGCTGGGCACACAAGCATTCTGCTGGGCCTGCCCAGGAGCTGTCTGGGGGGGTTGTAGGCTGGTGAGGCCTGGACAACTCCTGAAGGCTACCTTGGCCCCTTGAGAAACCCCCCTGTCGCCCATTACTGGGAGGTTGCTCCCAAGCCTCTGACTGCCCCCACCTTTCCCTGTGCTCCTGGGCAGGACCCCTCCATATCCCCTCCAGGCTGGGACTATCAAGTTCTGGCCAGCCCCCCAGGCCTGGACCCTCCTGGCTGCCCCAGATCTTCTCTGGGTGTCTGTTAGGACTCTGGGGTCTTGACAgctcctcctgactctgccaccCTCCCAGAGGCTGCCTTAGGCCAGTGCAGCCACTCTCTAGATGTCTCTCTGTCTGAGCCTTCCTCTCAGGGGACTGGGCTGATGTCCTGGCAGGTGCTGAGGACCTCTGGAGTCGCCGGTCTACCTCAGGTCGCTTCTCGGGGCTCTTAGGATGTGGGGGCTCTGTTCGGCTCCTCCGGGCTGGCTCTGCCTGCTTGGCAGAGGGCTTGATCACCTGTGGATGAGGTGAAGGGGTGGGTGAGGCTCCGGACTGCACGGGATAGTCGCTGTCTGTCTTAGCCAAGCCCCAGAAGAAAGGGGGACTGTGAGGTGAGGCTGGATCTTCCTAGAAGCCTAGACCAAAGCAGGTGGAGAGTTgcagctctctctcctctcacccaATTTTCTTGGTTCCAGAAAGAGAGCAGCTCACTTTCTGGGCTCCCCCTCCGTAAGATAGTCTTTCCGAGCTGAGCTATCAGGTGCTGAATTTCCACCATGGGTAACTGTGCCCTTGGGGTGTGCATCACCCTCTGAGTTTCATTTGAGATCCAATCCCTATGCTGGACAAGGCAGCCCCTGAGGCACCTGAGGCTCCCTGAGATCTCAAGATAGCAGACACCTCCATGGGGACAGCTCCGAGGGGCTGTCTTCACGGGTTTGTATGGAGTCCTTCACACCTTGCCAAGAGCTTCCTGCCCTTGGAGAAAGTGGAGTCTGACCCCATGCTGTGGCCCTGGCTTTCCCACAGAGGACCTCCCTGCCCAGGACACCCGCCAGGAACCAAGGGTGTAGAGAGAAGCAGTAAGACCACTCATCAGGGCTGGTGGCTAGCAGTGCTCACCTgcctgctgggggtggggctggactGTCTTCGACCTTGGCCGGGCCGCTGTGACCGTCCCTCATCCCGAGCCTGGAAGGCCCCTGGTGCTTCCGACTTCCTAAGAGCAAACGCACCTGTTCCAGAGGGCCTTTGGGACTTCATGCCAGCACCCAGCATTCCCATCCCACCCCAGAAAAGAGACTCATTGAAAGTCTAAAGTGAGGATGACCCTCtcggggcctcagtttcctcttctggaaAATGGGGACAGTCAGCACCATCTAATCTGACTCATAAGGCCATAAAGATGGCACAGGAGAATGAATGGAGGGGGCAGCTCTTGGCCATGGCTCCCTCCTGCCTCATTTGGCACTTCCTATTACTCACCAGCCATCAGCCAGCCACCCCTGACAAAGGAATTCCCCTTGTAGGAATTCAGATTTATTGAGCATCTATTGTGTACCAGGCACTgagcaaaaaaaataatgacaatgtTTAAGAAAGCATTTATTGAGCGCTTCCTATGTTCTGGATGACAAGTATCTGTGTGCTGAGTCCCACAGCCTTGCACAACCTACTTCAGGGACAAGAGCAGTGGCTGTTAGGTGCCTCGTTTTCccattctttctccccttctccatccatctgcaAACATAGGCTTTCTCAAGCCTCTGGGAGCTAACAGAACCCCGACACTCAGCTTTGAAAACCCTGGCCCTTCTAGCCATGGGCGAAAGAGCTCCTAGCCAGgtgactgtgaagagacactctCTCGATCTTGACAGTCCCAGAAAGGTCACCAGCAAAGGTCATCATACCCAACAGAGATCACCTTTAGCCTGTGCCAAAATCCTCGCTTCCAGATATGTGTGTGGGTTAACAATGAGTGGCTATGGTTATATTCAACATAGCATCACTGTTACTGAGCTAACAGACTGGGCACAGTCTGCCCCTTCTCCTAGTAAGAGACAAAAGACTCAGCCTCCATGAGCAGGTACCTCCTGTGGGGTCTGACTATCGGACTTCATCTAAACTGGCCATGGAGAGAGGCTTGTGGAAGACCCTAGggtccatccccagcacagcaaaAATAAGTCAAACCCACGAATCAGTGGGGCCATGACCACTGGCTGAGCagaaccaggaaggagaaatgcTTTCAGGAAGCCCAGGGTGAGTCCCCAAAGGAGACAAGAGGGAGGCTGTACAGGTGTCTGTGAGGACTGTCTTTCTAAAGTTTGCCCACAGTTGAAGAACCACGCAGAACACTGTAGAGGTTTGCAGAAGGAATGGACCTTGGGTGGTGATGAcccctgtgatcccagtgctcgggaggtaGGGCAGGGAAGCTGGGTGTTCGGGGGCATCACTGGCTACGCGGAGAGTGGGAGACCAGCCTCTCAAACTGAAGCGTGATATCGAGCTTTATTGTCCTGTGGTCTTTGCTGATGTTCTTAGAATTCGAACTGGAAGCTGTTGGGGTCCTTAGAAGCCCTAAGGTCCCTGGATTTTAAGCTTGAGGACTCCCTGATgagtcaagacagggtttctctgtgtagctctggctgtcctggaacttgctctgtggaccatggtggccttgaatgcagaggtctgcctgcctctgcctcccaagtcctaggtatgcaccactactgctATTTTTAGTAGGCTCCATTTTTAGTCAAATTTGAGACCTTTGAACAAGTTTCCCCCAGCACTGAGGTCTAGGAACTTCAATGAAAGTACCAAAATCCAAAGTCCCAAACATGATGAGGACCCAGTAGGGAAGTGCAAAATTTTTGGTCTCTTTCGAACGCCCATTTTCCAGCTTGTTCAGTGGTCATTCCTTCCAATAAGTCTTCCCTCACCCCTCATAAGCTTTGAAAGATAGGGTTAAAGAACCCTCATGGGAACCCAGCTCTTTGGCAATAGGACCCACGCAGAGCCACCTGTTCCCAGAGGTTGATGTGACTGTATCATGGATGACAAGGAAATGAATTTCCTCTGGATACTCAGATGGGTATATGGGCCTCCAAACAGTGTCAAAGAAGCAACAGGACagatggtgcacacttttaatcccagcacagggagacagaggcaagtggatctctatgagttccaggccaaccagggctacatagtgagaccctgcttaaaaacaaaacaaagacactgTGTTCAGCAGATCCAAGGAAGGCTCTTTCAAAATTCAGACATTTAAGGGAGTTGGGTGGGAGGAAAGGCTAAAACACCAGTCAAATGCCTAAGTCTTTGACATGATCCTTCTGGAAAAATGCTCCAGGCTTGGGCAaagtagatgctcaataaatgtaCACATCAGAGGAGTAACTAGGAGATAATGAAAATACAGCCCTGCACAGCCCCATCCCCCAGACTCATAAATTCTGCCTCTTATGCAAATGCATGCTGTCCTCAGAGGGCAAATGGAATTCCACCTGGAAAAGTACTAGATAGAGAAAATACCCTAACTGAGGTGGAAAGACAATGTACTAGGACGGGGAATGAAGTGGATAGAGGTAACTGTGTGAGCCCAGTGTGGTGCTGTATGCtcgtaattccagcactcaggaacctgGAGCAGAAGGACCTAGAGtccaaggctagtctgggctacactgCAAAATCCTAAttcagtcgggtggtggtggcacgtgcctttaatctcagccctcaggaggcagaggcaggagggtatctatgagttcaaggccagcctggtctacaagagctagtgtcaggacaggctccaaagcaaaacagagaaaccctgtctcgaaaaaaacaataacaaaacaaacaaacaaacaaaaaagccgggcaatggtggcgcacgcctttaatcccagcactcgggaggcagaggcaggcggatctctgtgagtgcgagaccagtctggtctacagagctagttccaggacaggctccaaagccacaaagaaaccctgtctcgaaaaaaacaaaaaaagaaaaaagaaaaaaacaaaaacaaaaaaaaagaaaagaaaagaaaaagaaagaaagaaaccaatgtGCTTTTAGTTTTTCCCATTtgacagatgaagaaaccaaggccCAAGTAGATTAAATTGCTTTAAGCAGATATCACAGGATACAGGGTAGCTTTGAACCCAGGTTTAAACCcagttttgcttgtttgcttgctcgTTTGGTTTTGATTACATGGCTACACATAGTGTTACTTCAGCCTCAGAAAAAAATACCCTAATATACAGAAAGATACAGTGGCTTGGCCAAGACCACACAGCATGGCTTGAACTCTTGCTTTGGAAACTTTCCAACTGTTCTCCTCCCCAGCCCACCTGACTGCCCCTGCCCTGGCTCACCTGCGCTCTTGCCCGAAGAGGCGCTCCACCTCTGCCCGGCCAGGGCTGCGGGTACGGCCCTCGTTGCTGCCCTGTGTCTGGGGCTCTGGCCCCCTCTGGGCCAGCCTCCTAGGTGGGGGCAGGTCAGCCAGCTTGGTGTACTCCTCCCTTTCCAGGTTGTGTCTGGTTTCCCCTGGGGGTGCTGAGCCCCGAGAACCTGAGctacctgggggaggggagggggccaGGAGACCTAAATCACTGGGCGGGTGACGGGGAGGAGAGGAAGCTCTGGGTGCATCCCGATAACCGATGCATACTTGAGGGGGCAGCAGTGAGGAACCATGCAGAGAGTCAATAGAAGGGGCAAGGCTCTCCATACTGGTCCCAGGAGGATCCTGGAAAAAGAGGGAAGGCTCAGGGGCCTGGCGTggtggggaggaaaaggagggggcaTCTCTGTGTCCAATACATACAGGAGTGGGGATGTGGGGAGGCTCATGCAGAGAGTCTGTGGAAGGGACTAGGCTCTCTGTGCTGGCCCTGGGGAGATCCTGGAAGAAGGAGGGTTCTGGGAACTGGCGTGGTGGGGAAGAGGCCCTGGGGGCATCACGGTACCCAATACACACTGGTGGGGGAAATTGTGGGGGATCATGCTGAGGGGACTCGTTCTCAGCATCTGACGTgtctgggaggaaggggaagggatcGAACTGGGCATGACGAGGTGGTGAAGTAGCCCAGGGGGCATCACGGTGCCCAATACACACTGCAGGTGGCATGTAGGGGGGTTCGTGGTGGGGCGATTCGCTCTCAGAGGAGCGGGGATCTGGAAAAAAGGGGAAAGGGTCATACTGAAAATAGCGAGGGGGCGAAGAGGCGCGAGGTGCATCCCTGTGCCCAATGCACACAGCGCACGGTGGCTGGAAGGGCTCTGAAGCGGTCTGGGGAGCCCCTCGTGCTGGGTGCAGAGGTGAGGAAGTCCGAGAGGCACTGGGATGGCCTGGGTTATGAGAGGAGGCTAAGGATGGGGAATAGTGTTGGGGAGGGTCGTGGTGGGCTAGTTTGGTAGGAGCTGAAGTCTGAGACCTGTCCACTTGGGTTGGTCGGAGAGAAATGGATGCCCAAGGCACCTGATTTTGTTTGGTGCGAGGTGGAGATGAGGTTCGAGGACCACCACTCTGGGTCGGCCGAAGGGGAAAGGAGGCCCAAGGGATATCTTTGTTGGTACGGTGGGGAGAAGGGTTCCTGGAGCTATTGCCCTGAGTGGCACGGCGGGGAGATGATGGTCCTGGGTTGTCCTTTTGGGTACAGGCACTTCGGAgatgttcccatctactgcaggaggctGTAGTCTTGTCTCCTTGGGTAGAAGGGGTCCTGGGGGTGTTCTGTGGTATGTAGGAAGTCCTGGGGTTGTCCCGCTGGGTGGTTCTGTTGGGAGATGAGGTTCTGGGGTTGTTCCTCTGGGCACAGGGAGTCCTGGGGTTGTCCCGCTGGGTGGTTCTGTTGGGAGAGGAGGTTCTGGGGTTGTCCCTCTGGGCACAGGGAGTCCTGGGGTTGTCCCGCTGGGTGGTTCTGTTGGGAGATGAGGTTCTGGGGTTGTCCCTCTGGGCACAGGGAGTCCTGGGGTTGTCCCGCTGGGTGGTTCTGTTGGGAGAGGAGGTTCTGGGGTTGTCCCTCTGGGCACAGGGAGTCCTGGGGTTGTCCCGCTGGGTGGTTCTGTTGGGAGAGGAGGTTCTGGGGTTGTCCCTCTGGGCACAGGGAGTCCTGGGGTTGTCCCGTTGGGTGGTTCTGTTGGGAGATGAGGTTCTGGGGTTGTCCCTCTGGGCACAGGGAGTCCTGGGGTTGTCCGGTTGGGTGGTTCTGTTGGGAGAGGAGGTTCTGGGGTTGTCCCTCTGGGCACAGGGAGTCCTGGGGTTGTCCCGCTGGGTGGTTCTGTTGGGAGAGGAGGTTCTGTGGTTGTCCCTCTGGGCACAGGGAGTCCTGGGGTTGTCCGGTTGGGTGGTTCTGTTGGGAGAGGAG
The Microtus pennsylvanicus isolate mMicPen1 chromosome 2, mMicPen1.hap1, whole genome shotgun sequence DNA segment above includes these coding regions:
- the Triobp gene encoding TRIO and F-actin-binding protein isoform X3, translating into MEQDSRALLPTQGAAGATATVPGAGLQGPQGDSHQACSQELHSPSSAEAPYCDLPCCPPAPQDPLGTTTCAGHSVEGLDLRQGPQRGWSPTAALPAEGPATAPRNRHQDPEALPYLEGLAYSSRDNEGANSDTSSSQYSSTPHETSNSSSVDWDTVERPGVVSNAYRLNVMIPRRPQEGLRADSARKVTKSPARGDTAGQRKEDSGSEGQGAGQHWAKLRAESGYFSLERRRAGQTQASSGTPLSGPRTTTQAASAQRDVFQDVSAPETSQVPSLSRNTQRDTPRSLVKQRNSPGTSSPSRVSQRDIHRTMSTQQSSTPLSSALRATSESLKTSTPKDGPHIASSPCAQASSVNRTTQRDNPRTPCAQRDNLRTSSPNRTTQRDNPRTPCAQRDNPRTSSPNRTTQRDNPRTPCAQRDNPRTSSPNRTTQPDNPRTPCAQRDNHRTSSPNRTTQRDNPRTPCAQRDNPRTSSPNRTTQPDNPRTPCAQRDNPRTSSPNRTTQRDNPRTPCAQRDNPRTSSPNRTTQRDNPRTPCAQRDNPRTSSPNRTTQRDNPRTPCAQRDNPRTSSPNRTTQRDNPRTPCAQRDNPRTSSPNRTTQRDNPRTPCAQRNNPRTSSPNRTTQRDNPRTSYIPQNTPRTPSTQGDKTTASCSRWEHLRSACTQKDNPGPSSPRRATQGNSSRNPSPHRTNKDIPWASFPLRPTQSGGPRTSSPPRTKQNQVPWASISLRPTQVDRSQTSAPTKLAHHDPPQHYSPSLASSHNPGHPSASRTSSPLHPARGAPQTASEPFQPPCAVCIGHRDAPRASSPPRYFQYDPFPFFPDPRSSESESPHHEPPYMPPAVCIGHRDAPWATSPPRHAQFDPFPFLPDTSDAENESPQHDPPQFPPPVCIGYRDAPRASSPPRQFPEPSFFQDLPRASTESLVPSTDSLHEPPHIPTPVCIGHRDAPSFSSPPRQAPEPSLFFQDPPGTSMESLAPSIDSLHGSSLLPPQVCIGYRDAPRASSPPRHPPSDLGLLAPSPPPGSSGSRGSAPPGETRHNLEREEYTKLADLPPPRRLAQRGPEPQTQGSNEGRTRSPGRAEVERLFGQERRKSEAPGAFQARDEGRSQRPGQGRRQSSPTPSRQVIKPSAKQAEPARRSRTEPPHPKSPEKRPEVDRRLQRSSAPARTSAQSPERKAQTERHLESGCTGLRQPLGGWQSQEELSRPQSPNRHPEKIWGSQEGPGLGGWPELDSPSLEGIWRGPAQEHRERWGQSEAWEQPPSNGRQGGFSRGQGSLQELSRPHQPTTPPDSSWAGPAECLCAQQPEATTATGWRAEGASPHQYSPEKPPDLDWRDLLGLLRAPEDGAWTRLPSLDWEGLLELLQARLPQKDSARASGPELGSPGTEDTLKTEPQTQPEGWAKVAQANGHSPGQQLESPAQLPSPACTSTQWPTTKVTSGPETSTLAALEQTDHLESHSPPDLAAEEPESSEPSRGEDSLADQKQADSAAKRPAEGKAESPLKGRLVTSWRMPGDRPALFNPYLLSLGVLRWQRPDLLNFKKGWMSILDEPGEWKKHWFVLTDSSLKYYRDSTAEEADELDGEIDLRSCTDVTEYAVQRNYGFQIHTKDAIYTLSAMTSGIRRNWIEALRKTVRPTSAPDVTKLSDCNKENTLRGYGTQKGSLKIGEQRTSSEVIGRGGPRKVDGPRQSLDYVELSPLTPSSPQRVRTLSRSTPERPTKHEDLERDLAQRSEERRKWFESTDSRTPETPSGDGTRRGLGAPLTDDQQSRLSEEIEKKWQELEKLPLRENKRVPLTALLNQGHSERQGSPSDSHEALEKEVQSLRAQLEAWRLRGEAPQNAPRPQDDSHVPPGYISQEACERSLAEMESSHQQVMEQLQRHHERELQRLQQEKEWLLAEETAATASAIEAMKKAYQEELSRELSKTRSLQQGPDGLRKQHQLDMEALKQELQVLSERYSQKCLEIGALTQQAEEREHTLRRCQQEGQELLRHNQELHAHLSEEIDRLRSFIASQGTGNSCGRSNARSSCELEVLLRVKENELQYLKKEVQCLRDELQVMHKDKRFTGKYQDVYVELNHIKTRSEREIEQLKEHLRLAMAALQEKEAVRNSLAE